A region of Frederiksenia canicola DNA encodes the following proteins:
- a CDS encoding LutB/LldF family L-lactate oxidation iron-sulfur protein, whose translation MSLKTSNLAFKKRVDNQIQNEMMRKALIKAQETIGANRQKMVDELGNWEEWRDLAKQIRNHVLANLDAYLYQLSEKVQQNGGKVFFAETAEEATAYIRQVALEKNAKKIVKSKSMVTEEIGLNEVLEKEGMKVVETDLGEYLLQIVGDKPSHIVVPAIHKDRYKIRQELHDAVGYQGSEQPEEMNAFVRKVLRQDFLEADIGISGCNFAVAETGSVCLVTNEGNLRLATTVPKTHIAVMGMERLAPTFQEVDVLITMLARSAVGAKLTAYNTWLTGPRLEGETDGPEDFHLVIVDNGRSKILESEFQEVLRCIRCGACLNTCPAYRQIGGHGYGSIYPGPIGSVISPLLGGYEEFKELPYACSLCTACNSVCPVKIPLAQLILKHREHIAESGMTPALERLSIFGFTFANSHPTLWKVGVNIGAKVASKLIKNGKAPLEIGALGEWTKARDLPSAEGESFREWFKNRG comes from the coding sequence ATGTCATTAAAAACCAGCAACCTTGCATTTAAAAAACGGGTCGATAACCAGATCCAAAACGAAATGATGCGTAAAGCATTAATTAAAGCCCAGGAAACTATCGGTGCAAACCGTCAAAAAATGGTTGATGAACTTGGAAACTGGGAAGAGTGGCGTGATCTCGCCAAGCAAATTCGTAATCACGTGCTTGCCAATCTTGATGCGTATTTGTATCAATTAAGCGAAAAAGTTCAACAAAATGGCGGTAAAGTCTTTTTTGCAGAAACGGCTGAAGAAGCGACAGCTTATATTCGCCAAGTAGCATTAGAAAAAAATGCCAAGAAAATCGTTAAGTCTAAATCGATGGTAACCGAAGAAATCGGTTTGAATGAAGTCCTTGAGAAAGAAGGAATGAAAGTTGTTGAAACAGATTTAGGTGAATATTTATTGCAAATTGTGGGCGATAAACCATCGCATATCGTTGTACCTGCGATCCATAAAGATCGTTACAAAATCCGCCAAGAGTTGCACGATGCCGTGGGCTACCAAGGCAGCGAACAGCCTGAAGAGATGAATGCATTCGTGCGTAAAGTATTACGTCAAGATTTCTTGGAAGCAGATATCGGCATCAGTGGCTGTAACTTTGCAGTGGCAGAAACTGGTTCGGTCTGCTTAGTCACCAACGAAGGTAACTTGCGTTTAGCCACCACCGTGCCAAAAACGCATATCGCTGTAATGGGTATGGAGCGTTTAGCTCCAACATTCCAAGAAGTTGATGTATTGATTACGATGCTTGCTCGCAGTGCTGTGGGGGCGAAATTAACGGCTTATAACACTTGGCTCACTGGCCCACGTCTTGAAGGCGAAACAGACGGCCCTGAAGATTTCCATCTAGTGATTGTGGATAACGGACGTTCTAAAATTTTAGAAAGTGAATTCCAAGAAGTTTTACGTTGTATCCGCTGTGGGGCTTGTTTGAATACTTGCCCAGCCTACCGCCAAATCGGTGGCCACGGTTATGGCTCTATCTACCCAGGTCCGATCGGTTCGGTGATTTCACCCTTATTGGGTGGCTATGAAGAGTTCAAAGAATTGCCATACGCTTGCTCATTATGTACCGCTTGTAATTCCGTTTGCCCAGTGAAAATTCCATTGGCTCAACTGATTTTAAAACACCGCGAACATATTGCAGAAAGTGGAATGACGCCCGCGCTTGAACGCTTGTCAATCTTCGGCTTTACCTTTGCGAACTCACACCCAACCTTGTGGAAAGTGGGGGTAAACATTGGGGCGAAAGTTGCAAGCAAATTGATCAAAAACGGCAAAGCACCGCTTGAAATTGGTGCCTTAGGCGAATGGACCAAAGCCCGTGATTTACCATCGGCTGAGGGAGAAAGTTTCCGCGAATGGTTTAAGAATAGAGGGTAG
- the ispE gene encoding 4-(cytidine 5'-diphospho)-2-C-methyl-D-erythritol kinase, which translates to MKKHTFPSPAKLNLFLYINGRRTDGYHELQTLFQFLDFGDRLQISLRDDARIILENQIDGVAVEQNLIYRAAKLLQNQTACQLGANIAVEKKIPMGAGLGGGSSNAATVLVALNHLWQTGLSLVQLAELGLQLGADVPIFVQGFAAFAEGVGEKLTPCNPPEKWYLVLKPEASISTALVFQHPDLPRNTPKLNLDQLLNREWANDCEKIVRDHYSEVDDLLTWLIQYAPCRLTGTGACIFAEFETEAEAQRVFALKPKQVQGFVAQGRNISPLHQQLNLFPTL; encoded by the coding sequence ATGAAAAAACACACATTCCCCAGTCCAGCAAAACTAAACCTGTTTTTGTATATCAACGGCAGGCGTACAGATGGCTATCACGAACTTCAAACCCTGTTTCAATTTTTAGACTTCGGCGACCGCTTGCAAATTTCGCTGCGTGATGATGCAAGAATCATCCTTGAAAATCAAATTGATGGCGTTGCCGTTGAACAGAATTTGATTTATCGAGCGGCAAAACTGCTGCAAAATCAGACCGCTTGTCAGCTCGGGGCGAACATTGCAGTTGAGAAAAAAATCCCTATGGGAGCGGGGCTGGGCGGTGGATCGTCGAATGCGGCGACAGTGCTAGTCGCTCTTAACCACCTTTGGCAAACGGGGCTTTCTCTTGTGCAACTTGCCGAGCTTGGCTTGCAACTTGGAGCGGATGTGCCGATTTTCGTGCAGGGCTTCGCCGCCTTTGCGGAAGGCGTGGGTGAAAAGCTAACACCTTGCAATCCGCCTGAAAAATGGTATCTGGTATTAAAGCCTGAAGCCTCGATTTCAACAGCGTTAGTTTTCCAACATCCTGATTTGCCACGCAATACACCGAAACTAAATCTTGATCAACTGCTTAACCGTGAATGGGCAAACGATTGCGAAAAAATTGTCCGAGATCATTATTCAGAGGTTGATGATCTACTGACTTGGTTGATACAATATGCACCCTGTCGACTTACTGGCACTGGTGCTTGTATTTTCGCCGAATTTGAAACCGAAGCGGAAGCCCAACGTGTGTTTGCCTTAAAACCCAAACAGGTACAAGGCTTTGTGGCACAAGGGCGAAACATCTCCCCGCTCCATCAACAACTGAATTTATTTCCCACTTTATAA
- the lolB gene encoding lipoprotein insertase outer membrane protein LolB has product MKKLTTRLSLTALAFLAGCQSIYNEPTQAAKPTVEIPHNDVKWQQHLAQLAQINAYSTQGQFGYISPEERFSSHFEWQYKTPTNFGLTMSSNLSSKSLKLQRNAYGITVSDSEGRSRTEADVDVLMKAIIGVAFPIDQFAYWVKGQPEKNANYVVNEKRQLAQFDYTVNGTIWKVHFVEYHEDRQPNLPKLIVLENGTQTLKVRINHWQY; this is encoded by the coding sequence ATGAAAAAACTCACGACCCGCTTATCTCTCACAGCCCTTGCGTTTCTGGCGGGCTGTCAGTCGATTTATAATGAACCGACCCAAGCAGCAAAACCTACGGTCGAGATCCCGCATAATGATGTGAAATGGCAGCAACATCTTGCACAATTAGCTCAAATCAACGCATATTCTACCCAAGGTCAATTTGGCTATATCTCTCCTGAAGAACGTTTTTCGTCCCATTTTGAATGGCAATACAAAACACCAACTAATTTTGGATTGACGATGTCCTCTAACCTTTCAAGCAAGTCCTTGAAATTACAGCGAAATGCTTACGGCATTACCGTTTCTGACAGTGAGGGACGCTCCCGTACTGAAGCAGATGTTGATGTGTTGATGAAAGCAATTATTGGCGTGGCGTTTCCTATCGACCAATTTGCCTACTGGGTAAAGGGTCAGCCCGAAAAAAATGCCAATTACGTGGTTAATGAAAAACGCCAACTGGCACAGTTTGACTATACGGTGAATGGCACGATATGGAAGGTACATTTTGTGGAATACCACGAAGATCGCCAGCCAAATTTGCCGAAACTGATCGTCCTTGAAAACGGCACACAAACGTTGAAAGTTCGGATTAATCACTGGCAATATTAA
- a CDS encoding LutC/YkgG family protein, giving the protein MDMQNRENFLNKLAERMGRPRQTVPAPMPELVNNHPTTRLTDRTQEQLCNEFIDFARVMMADVVVAKEAELPQAIVDICEKYGGGEVIINHDQRLVDLGITSSLQAKYSSYVWDFSKGDENIAKAEKANIGVVYGEYGLAESGGIVLFSDKDFGRSVSLLPEKSVVVVRKSTVLPRVAQLAKILHDKAQQGERMPSCVNIISGPSATADIELIKVVGVHGPVSKIYLVIDDL; this is encoded by the coding sequence ATGGATATGCAAAATCGTGAAAATTTCTTAAATAAATTGGCGGAAAGAATGGGCAGACCACGTCAAACTGTGCCAGCACCGATGCCCGAACTAGTGAACAATCACCCAACCACTCGTTTGACTGACCGTACGCAAGAGCAACTTTGCAATGAGTTTATCGACTTTGCCCGTGTGATGATGGCGGATGTCGTAGTCGCTAAAGAAGCTGAATTGCCACAAGCGATCGTGGATATTTGCGAAAAATATGGTGGCGGTGAAGTGATCATCAACCACGATCAACGTTTGGTCGATTTAGGCATTACTTCCTCGTTACAAGCCAAATACAGCAGCTATGTATGGGATTTCAGCAAAGGTGATGAAAATATCGCTAAAGCCGAGAAAGCTAACATTGGCGTGGTATACGGCGAGTATGGTTTGGCAGAAAGTGGCGGTATCGTGCTGTTTTCAGATAAAGATTTTGGCCGTTCCGTGAGTTTATTGCCTGAAAAATCGGTGGTTGTGGTACGTAAAAGCACCGTGCTTCCACGTGTTGCGCAGCTTGCCAAAATCCTACACGATAAAGCACAACAAGGCGAACGTATGCCATCTTGTGTCAATATCATCTCTGGTCCAAGTGCTACGGCGGATATTGAGTTGATCAAAGTAGTCGGCGTTCACGGACCAGTATCAAAAATCTATTTGGTGATTGATGATCTATAG
- the pyrD gene encoding quinone-dependent dihydroorotate dehydrogenase — protein sequence MDAEQAHHFSIQALKLLRHFPALQPVPNNPVEVMGLHFKNPIGLAAGADKNGEAIDGFAQLGFGFIEVGTVTPVAQDGNLKPRQFRLPEAEGIINRNGFNNLGVDVLIENVKKAKYDGVLGINIGKNATTPIDRSLEDYQICLRKVYSHASYVTVNISSPNTKNLRSLQYGEALDELLKSLKAEQAVLSQKFGKYKPLVLKIAPDLLPEEIASVADSLVRHQIDGVIAGNTTLSRETVAGLPNADQQGGLSGKPLNTLSTKVIRQLSAELNGKLPIIGSGGIHSVASAQEKINAGARLLQLYSAMVYRGPNLIRELAKKIKTR from the coding sequence ATGGATGCCGAACAAGCCCATCATTTTTCCATTCAAGCCCTGAAACTGCTGAGGCATTTCCCTGCTCTGCAGCCCGTTCCCAATAATCCTGTTGAGGTGATGGGACTACACTTTAAAAACCCAATCGGCTTAGCGGCAGGGGCGGATAAAAATGGCGAAGCGATTGACGGTTTTGCACAGCTTGGTTTTGGATTTATTGAAGTCGGCACCGTAACGCCAGTGGCTCAAGACGGCAATCTAAAACCTCGCCAATTCCGACTACCTGAAGCCGAGGGAATTATTAATCGCAATGGTTTCAATAATTTAGGTGTAGATGTCCTGATCGAAAATGTCAAAAAAGCCAAATATGATGGCGTACTTGGGATCAACATTGGCAAAAATGCGACCACGCCAATTGATCGAAGCCTTGAAGATTACCAAATCTGCTTGCGTAAAGTGTACTCTCACGCCAGTTATGTTACCGTCAATATCTCCTCACCGAACACCAAAAATTTGCGTTCTTTGCAATATGGTGAAGCTTTAGATGAGCTGCTGAAGTCGCTGAAAGCTGAACAAGCGGTGCTTTCGCAAAAATTCGGTAAATATAAACCGCTAGTCTTAAAAATCGCCCCCGATCTCTTGCCCGAAGAAATTGCGTCCGTTGCCGATAGTCTCGTGCGACATCAAATAGATGGGGTGATTGCAGGTAATACGACGCTCTCGCGTGAAACGGTCGCAGGTTTGCCGAATGCTGATCAGCAAGGCGGCTTAAGTGGTAAGCCGCTCAATACGTTAAGCACGAAAGTCATTCGCCAGTTAAGTGCTGAATTGAATGGCAAACTACCGATTATCGGCAGCGGCGGCATTCACTCCGTAGCATCCGCACAGGAAAAGATCAATGCAGGGGCACGTTTATTGCAACTCTATTCTGCTATGGTTTACCGAGGTCCAAATTTGATCAGAGAACTCGCAAAAAAGATTAAAACAAGATAA
- the glnD gene encoding bifunctional uridylyltransferase/uridylyl-removing protein GlnD — translation MTDLKAMLLQLTEQQKADFAHSDITTLLHQRSDFYDTLLANLWTELELSERSDLALLAVGGYGRREMFPLSDLDILILTEQPLDDVTQQKLSKLFNLLWDSKLQLGSAIRTLDECIEIGKTEISVATNLFESRLLQGNSQLWQALIKRLYQPDFWSISNFFHAKVSERKDQYARFNNTSYNLEPDLKHSPGGLRDLHLISWIMLRQYGVYALEQLLERGVLFPEEFAELQQAQTVLFRMRFALHLQLKRYDNRLRFDRQLQLSEQLGYTGEGNQPVEAMMKIFFQATQSISQLSQLLLASFEQEHLINLQKNSEKYPLDELFFLRDHTIFCQNPRIFTHHPEKIIDLFWHLTEQADTKVSTQLLRQLRLALKKLDRPLSDSPQARKRFVELFSQPNVVKRAIVPMHQLGVLSAYLPQWRGIEGLMQFDLFHIYTVDEHTIRVMLHLEGFLEAKNREKYPLCCELLPTLPNLSLLYFAALFHDIAKGREGDHAENGAIEMRKFATLHHFSAEQTDFMAWLVAEHLTMSITAQRRDIHDPDVVKTFAKVVKNPTALAALTCLTIADICATNETLWNDWKRSLFGKLFQFTTEQLALGEESIDYQQLGIENRQLAFGTLATQLTDEQLQQLEQFWQHCPESYFVRHNPTQLVWHARRYLHNPTLPMVLVSNQHARGATEIFVYADDQPQLFARLAQTLSAKKISIHDAQVLTSENGLVLDSFIVSEFDGQPLNENRQIQVQHALIKTLSNAQKVAFRLHKKPLKNLSFKRKTKVRFLENSQPNQTAFELFTLDREGLLAQIGYIFSQQHLILQNAKITTIGEKAEDFFVVSTAEQKALNDAEKTALKARILAELEANG, via the coding sequence ATGACCGATCTCAAAGCTATGCTTTTACAGCTCACCGAACAGCAAAAGGCCGATTTTGCTCATTCTGATATTACAACACTCCTTCATCAACGCAGCGACTTTTATGATACGCTATTGGCAAATTTGTGGACTGAATTAGAATTGAGTGAACGATCCGATTTAGCATTACTTGCTGTAGGTGGCTACGGACGGCGAGAAATGTTTCCACTGTCGGATTTGGACATTCTGATTCTAACCGAACAGCCTTTAGACGATGTTACGCAACAAAAACTCAGCAAACTATTTAATTTGCTTTGGGACAGCAAATTACAGCTTGGGTCAGCAATTCGTACCTTGGACGAGTGTATTGAGATCGGTAAAACTGAAATTTCAGTAGCAACTAACTTGTTCGAAAGCCGCTTATTACAAGGCAATTCGCAGCTTTGGCAAGCATTAATCAAGCGGTTATATCAACCTGACTTTTGGTCAATTTCCAATTTTTTCCACGCCAAAGTGAGCGAGCGAAAAGATCAATATGCCCGTTTCAACAACACCAGCTATAACCTGGAACCTGATCTTAAACACAGTCCGGGGGGCTTGCGGGATCTGCATTTGATTTCATGGATTATGTTGCGTCAATATGGCGTCTATGCCCTTGAGCAGTTGTTGGAACGGGGCGTATTGTTCCCCGAAGAATTTGCCGAATTGCAGCAAGCACAAACCGTGCTTTTTCGGATGCGTTTTGCCCTGCATCTACAACTCAAACGCTACGACAATCGCCTGCGGTTTGACCGTCAACTGCAACTGAGCGAGCAACTTGGCTACACAGGCGAAGGCAATCAGCCCGTGGAAGCCATGATGAAAATTTTCTTCCAAGCCACGCAGTCCATTTCGCAACTCAGCCAACTATTACTTGCTAGTTTCGAACAAGAACATTTGATCAACTTGCAAAAAAATAGCGAAAAGTACCCGCTTGATGAACTATTTTTCCTGCGAGATCACACGATTTTCTGCCAAAATCCTCGCATTTTTACTCACCACCCCGAAAAAATTATCGATCTGTTTTGGCATTTGACCGAGCAAGCTGATACAAAGGTTTCTACTCAATTACTTCGCCAACTTCGACTTGCCCTAAAAAAACTTGATCGCCCGTTGAGCGACTCGCCCCAAGCAAGAAAGCGTTTTGTTGAGCTATTTTCTCAGCCGAATGTGGTAAAACGAGCGATTGTGCCAATGCACCAGCTCGGCGTGCTTTCCGCCTATTTACCCCAGTGGCGAGGAATTGAAGGCTTGATGCAGTTCGATTTATTTCATATTTATACCGTTGATGAACACACTATTCGGGTGATGCTACACCTTGAAGGCTTTTTAGAAGCGAAAAATCGTGAAAAGTATCCATTATGCTGCGAACTGCTACCAACCTTGCCGAATTTATCTCTGCTCTACTTTGCTGCCTTGTTTCACGACATCGCTAAAGGACGTGAAGGCGATCATGCTGAAAATGGGGCGATTGAGATGCGAAAGTTTGCAACATTACACCATTTTTCAGCGGAACAAACCGACTTTATGGCGTGGTTAGTTGCTGAGCATTTAACAATGTCGATCACTGCCCAACGCCGAGATATTCACGATCCTGACGTTGTCAAAACCTTTGCAAAAGTAGTGAAAAATCCGACCGCATTAGCAGCACTCACCTGTCTCACTATTGCCGATATTTGTGCCACTAACGAAACGTTGTGGAACGATTGGAAGCGGTCACTTTTCGGAAAACTTTTCCAATTCACCACCGAACAACTTGCACTCGGCGAAGAATCTATAGACTATCAACAGCTTGGCATTGAGAATCGCCAACTTGCCTTTGGTACTCTCGCCACGCAATTAACGGACGAACAGCTACAACAGCTTGAACAATTTTGGCAGCATTGCCCCGAAAGCTATTTTGTCCGCCATAACCCAACCCAACTGGTGTGGCACGCACGCCGTTATTTGCACAATCCAACTTTGCCAATGGTGTTAGTCAGCAATCAACACGCCCGTGGTGCGACGGAAATTTTTGTCTATGCCGATGATCAACCTCAGCTGTTCGCCCGCCTTGCCCAAACCTTGAGTGCGAAAAAAATCAGTATTCACGATGCCCAGGTGCTGACCAGTGAAAACGGCTTGGTGCTAGACAGCTTTATTGTCAGCGAATTTGACGGGCAGCCGCTCAACGAAAACCGCCAAATCCAAGTACAACACGCATTAATCAAAACCTTAAGTAACGCCCAAAAAGTTGCATTTCGTCTACATAAAAAACCATTGAAAAATCTCTCGTTTAAACGTAAAACTAAAGTGCGATTTTTGGAAAATTCTCAACCGAATCAAACTGCTTTTGAGCTATTTACCCTTGACCGAGAAGGCTTACTCGCCCAAATCGGCTATATTTTCAGCCAACAACATTTGATTTTACAAAATGCCAAAATTACCACCATCGGCGAAAAAGCCGAAGATTTTTTTGTGGTCTCCACCGCAGAACAAAAAGCATTAAATGACGCAGAAAAAACGGCATTGAAAGCTCGGATTTTGGCAGAACTGGAAGCTAACGGATAA
- a CDS encoding (Fe-S)-binding protein has translation MNVNLYVTCIADVVKAGVAKHTVLLLEKLGCQITFLEKQGCCGQPAINSGYTKQALSGMKNLVETFEVNDYPIVAPAGSCVYAIKNYPEYFERFGESQWAARAKKIADRFYDLTDFIVNVLGVTNVGATLTGKAVYHPSCSLFRKLGIVDEPLKLLQNVKGLEVMPIHNQQTCCGFGGTFSVKMAEISGEMVTEKVKNISEVEPEYLIGADVSCLLNIGGRLSREGKKVKVMHIAEVLMQGEK, from the coding sequence ATGAACGTCAATCTTTACGTCACCTGTATTGCCGATGTGGTGAAGGCAGGGGTGGCAAAGCATACCGTGCTGTTGTTAGAAAAGCTCGGTTGCCAAATCACCTTTCTTGAAAAACAAGGCTGTTGTGGACAGCCTGCGATAAACAGTGGTTACACTAAACAAGCCCTGAGTGGTATGAAAAATTTAGTGGAAACTTTTGAAGTGAACGATTATCCCATCGTTGCTCCCGCAGGATCTTGCGTATATGCGATCAAAAATTACCCTGAATATTTTGAGCGTTTTGGTGAAAGCCAATGGGCCGCACGTGCGAAAAAAATCGCTGATCGTTTTTATGATTTAACCGATTTTATCGTCAACGTGCTTGGTGTGACCAATGTTGGTGCCACCTTAACGGGCAAAGCAGTCTACCACCCCTCTTGCAGCTTATTTCGCAAACTCGGCATTGTTGATGAGCCATTAAAGCTCTTACAAAACGTAAAAGGATTAGAAGTAATGCCAATTCATAACCAGCAAACTTGCTGCGGTTTTGGGGGGACTTTCTCGGTCAAAATGGCAGAGATTTCGGGTGAAATGGTGACTGAAAAAGTGAAAAACATCAGCGAAGTTGAGCCAGAATATCTGATCGGTGCGGATGTGAGTTGCTTATTAAATATCGGCGGTCGTTTAAGTCGTGAAGGCAAAAAGGTGAAAGTGATGCACATTGCCGAAGTGTTGATGCAGGGGGAGAAATAG
- a CDS encoding lactate permease LctP family transporter: MALFLSIFPIVLLIYLMVKRNALPSYVALPWIAAVVLIIQLAFFGTDIQTVSANIMAALIDVQTPITVIFGAILFNRFSEVSGVTNTLRKWLGTINPNPVAQIMIIGWAFAFMIEGASGFGTPAAIAAPILVGLGFHPLKVAMLALVMNSVPVSFGAVGTPTWFGFGALKLTESQILEIGSMTATIHAFAALVIPVMALRLIVSWDDIRKNLPFIYISIFACVVPYFFLAQVNYEFPSLVGGAIGLLLSIFVANKGIGLAKVENTLEGSQVSKGEVIKALFPTGLLIAILIITRIKQLPFKAMMNDATSWVSAQIGSLGTFDISNGLIFSLKNIFGTTINASYKLLYVPALIPFVVTVLIAIPVFAVSASKAKDVFAGSFKQTRNPFFALVGALIMVKLMLVGGDGSMVKIIGKSFAEATGQYWTLFASYLGAVGAFFSGSNTVSNLTFGSVQLSTAELTGLSASLVLALQSVGGAMGNMVCINNIVAVSSVLNMQNQEGTIIKKTVVPMIVYGIIAAVVALTIIPIFFNV; the protein is encoded by the coding sequence ATGGCTCTGTTTCTCAGTATTTTTCCCATCGTATTATTGATTTACCTTATGGTAAAACGTAATGCACTGCCTTCTTATGTTGCATTGCCGTGGATTGCTGCGGTGGTGTTAATTATTCAATTAGCCTTCTTCGGCACTGATATTCAAACCGTAAGTGCGAATATTATGGCGGCGTTGATCGATGTTCAAACACCAATCACCGTTATTTTTGGTGCAATTCTTTTCAACCGCTTTTCAGAAGTTTCAGGGGTAACCAACACATTGCGTAAATGGTTAGGTACCATCAATCCAAATCCAGTGGCTCAAATTATGATTATTGGTTGGGCGTTTGCATTTATGATTGAAGGGGCGAGTGGTTTTGGTACACCTGCTGCAATTGCGGCACCAATTTTAGTGGGATTAGGTTTCCACCCATTAAAAGTGGCCATGTTAGCGTTAGTGATGAACTCTGTGCCCGTATCATTCGGTGCGGTAGGTACACCTACGTGGTTTGGATTTGGTGCATTAAAATTAACGGAAAGCCAAATTTTAGAAATCGGTTCAATGACGGCGACCATTCATGCGTTCGCTGCATTAGTGATTCCAGTGATGGCGTTACGTTTAATTGTGTCTTGGGATGATATTCGTAAAAACTTACCTTTCATCTATATCAGTATTTTCGCTTGCGTTGTGCCATATTTCTTCTTAGCTCAAGTCAACTATGAGTTTCCATCATTAGTGGGTGGGGCGATCGGTTTATTGCTCTCTATTTTTGTTGCTAACAAAGGCATTGGTTTAGCGAAAGTTGAGAATACTTTAGAGGGTTCTCAAGTGAGCAAAGGTGAAGTGATCAAAGCATTATTTCCAACAGGACTATTGATTGCGATCTTGATCATTACCCGTATCAAACAGTTACCATTCAAAGCGATGATGAACGATGCGACATCTTGGGTAAGTGCACAAATCGGTTCATTGGGTACCTTTGATATCAGTAACGGTTTAATTTTCAGCCTGAAAAACATTTTCGGAACAACCATTAATGCAAGCTATAAATTACTTTATGTGCCTGCGTTAATTCCATTCGTGGTGACGGTTTTAATCGCAATTCCAGTTTTTGCGGTATCAGCAAGCAAAGCGAAAGATGTCTTTGCGGGCAGCTTTAAACAAACTCGTAATCCATTCTTTGCCCTTGTCGGTGCATTGATTATGGTGAAATTAATGTTAGTGGGTGGCGATGGCTCGATGGTGAAAATTATCGGCAAGAGCTTTGCAGAAGCCACTGGTCAATACTGGACACTATTTGCGTCTTACTTAGGTGCGGTAGGGGCATTCTTCTCTGGCTCAAATACGGTATCTAACTTAACCTTTGGTAGCGTGCAGTTATCAACTGCTGAATTAACCGGCTTATCAGCCAGTTTAGTATTGGCATTGCAATCTGTTGGTGGAGCAATGGGTAACATGGTGTGTATCAACAACATCGTTGCAGTAAGCTCAGTATTAAATATGCAAAACCAAGAAGGTACAATCATTAAGAAAACGGTTGTGCCAATGATTGTTTACGGCATTATCGCAGCGGTAGTTGCACTGACAATTATTCCAATTTTCTTTAATGTTTAA
- a CDS encoding ribose-phosphate pyrophosphokinase — translation MPDIKLFAGNATPELAKRIAERLYISLGDATVGRFSDGEIQVQINENVRGGDIFIVQSTCAPTNDNLMELVVMVDALRRASAGRITAVIPYFGYARQDRRVRSARVPITAKVVADFLSSVGVDRVLTCDLHAEQIQGFFDVPVDNVFGSPVLLDDILKKTDLVNPIVVSPDIGGVVRARAVAKLLNDADMAIIDKRRPKANVSQVMHIIGDVAGRDCILVDDMIDTGGTLCKAAEALKERGARRVFAYATHAVFSGTAAKNLANDALDEVVVTDTIPLSAEIRALNKVRVLTLSGMLAEAIRRISNEESISAMFSH, via the coding sequence ATGCCTGATATTAAACTCTTCGCAGGAAACGCTACCCCTGAATTAGCAAAACGAATTGCTGAACGTCTTTATATTTCCCTTGGCGATGCAACCGTTGGTCGTTTCAGTGACGGCGAGATCCAAGTACAGATCAACGAAAATGTACGTGGCGGAGATATTTTCATCGTGCAATCAACCTGTGCCCCAACTAACGACAACTTAATGGAATTAGTCGTCATGGTTGATGCGTTACGTCGTGCGTCTGCGGGGCGTATTACTGCGGTTATTCCTTACTTTGGCTACGCTCGCCAAGACCGCCGTGTGCGTTCTGCTCGTGTACCAATCACTGCAAAAGTGGTGGCAGACTTCCTTTCAAGCGTAGGAGTGGACCGAGTATTGACCTGCGATTTACACGCCGAGCAGATCCAAGGTTTCTTCGATGTGCCTGTAGATAACGTTTTTGGCTCACCAGTATTACTTGATGATATTTTGAAAAAAACCGACTTAGTTAATCCAATCGTAGTTTCTCCCGATATTGGCGGTGTGGTGCGTGCTCGTGCGGTGGCGAAGTTGTTAAATGATGCGGATATGGCGATCATCGACAAACGTCGTCCGAAAGCAAACGTCTCACAAGTCATGCACATCATCGGTGATGTCGCAGGTCGTGACTGCATTTTAGTGGACGATATGATCGATACTGGCGGCACCTTATGCAAAGCGGCAGAAGCGTTGAAAGAACGTGGTGCACGTCGAGTCTTTGCTTATGCAACACACGCAGTATTCTCTGGCACGGCAGCGAAAAATTTAGCTAATGATGCGTTAGATGAAGTCGTCGTGACTGATACTATCCCACTTTCTGCAGAGATTCGTGCATTAAACAAAGTGCGTGTGCTAACCCTTTCTGGAATGCTTGCAGAAGCAATTCGTCGTATTAGCAACGAAGAGTCCATCTCTGCCATGTTTAGCCACTAG